One genomic segment of Pongo abelii isolate AG06213 chromosome 13, NHGRI_mPonAbe1-v2.0_pri, whole genome shotgun sequence includes these proteins:
- the SLC2A6 gene encoding solute carrier family 2, facilitated glucose transporter member 6 isoform X3, translating into MQEPLLGAEGPDYDTFPEKPPPLPGDRARVGTLQNKRVFLATFAAVLGNFSFGYALVYTSPVIPALERSLDPDLHLTKSQASWFGSVFTLGAAAGGLSAMILNDLLGRKLSIMFSAVPSAAGYALMAGAHGLWMLLLGRTLTGFAGGLTAACIPVYVSEIAPPGVRGALGATPQLMAVFGSLSLYALGTKRPCGRWPGCVGRTPMSTGSSSRSRTTSGDSRVSWAEARAPHMCRPIAVALLMRLLQQLTGITPILVYLQSIFDSTAVLLPPKDDAAIVGAVRLLSVLIAALTMDLAGRKMLLFVSASAGPQPKPVAPERSAGAPSGHTGCDTPRWEPDTRLETELAALLGVSSPRHELDHASIKGLCRRSSERNSWLRGSWPHEATCLSTAAIMFAANLTLGLYIHFGPRPLSPNSTAGLESESWGDLAQPVAAPAGYLTLVPLLATMLFIMGYAMGWGPITWLLMSEVLPLRARGVASGLCVLASWLTAFVLTKSFLPVVSTFGLQVPFFFFAAICLVSLVFTGCCVPETKGRSLEQIESFFRTGRRSFLR; encoded by the exons ATGCAGGAGCCGCTGCTGGGAGCCGAGGGCCCGGACTACGACACCTTCCCCGAGAAGCCGCCCCCGTTGCCAGGGGACAGGGCGCGGGTCGG gaCCCTGCAGAACAAAAGGGTGTTCCTGGCCACCTTCGCCGCAGTGCTCGGCAATTTCAGCTTTGGGTATGCCCTGGTCTACACATcccctgtcatcccagccctgGAGCGCTCCTTGGATCCTGACCTGCATCTGACCAAATCCCAGGCATCCTGGTTCGGG TCCGTGTTCACCCTGGGAGCAGCGGCCGGAGGCCTGAGCGCCATGATCCTCAACGACCTCCTGGGCCGGAAGCTGAGCATCATGTTCTCAGCTGTGCCGTCGGCGGCCGGCTATGCGCTCATGGCGGGTGCGCACGGCCTCTGGATGCTGCTGCTGGGAAGGACGCTGACGGGCTTTGCCGGGGGGCTCACAGCTGCCTGCATCCCG GTGTACGTGTCTGAGATTGCTCCCCCAGGCGTTCGTGGGGCTCTGGGGGCCACACCCCAGCTCATGGCAGTGTTTGGATCCCTGTCCCTCTACGCCCTTG GGACGAAGAGGCCCTGCGGGCGCTGGCCTGGCTGCGTGGGACGGACGCCGATGTCCACTGGGAGTTCGAGCAGATCCAGGACAACGTCCGGAGACAG CCGAGTGTCGTGGGCTGAGGCACGGGCCCCCCACATGTGCCGGCCCATCGCCGTGGCCTTGCTGATGCGCCTCCTGCAGCAGCTGACGGGCATCACGCCCATCCTGGTCTATCTGCAGTCCATCTTCGACAGCACCGCTGTCCTGCTG CCCCCCAAGGACGACGCAGCCATCGTTGGGGCCGTGCGGCTCCTGTCCGTGCTGATCGCCGCCCTCACCATGGACCTCGCAGGCCGCAAGATGCTGCTCTTCGTCTCAG CATCAGCAGGGCCCCAGCCCAAGCCAGTGGCTCCAGAAAGGTCCGCTGGGGCTCCGAGTGGACACACTGGCTGTGACACTCCACGGTGGGAGCCTGACACGCGGCTGGAGACAGAGCTTGCTGCCCTGCTGGGGGTCTCTAGTCCCAGACACGAGCTGGACCACGCAAGTATCAAGGGGCTCTGCAGAAGGAGCTCTGAGAGAAACagctggctcagagggtcctggCCCCACGAGGCCACCTGTCTGTCCACAGCGGCCATCATGTTTGCTGCCAACCTGACTCTGGGGCTGTACATCCACTTTGGCCCCAGGCCTCTGAGCCCCAACAGCACTGCGGGCCTGGAAAGTGAGTCCTGGGGGGACTTGGCGCAGCCCGTGGCAGCACCCGCTGGCTACCTCACCCTGGTGCCCCTGCTGGCCACCATGCTCTTCATCATGG GCTACGCCATGGGCTGGGGCCCCATCACCTGGCTGCTCATGTCTGAGGTCCTGCCCCTGCGTGCCCGTGGCGTGGCGTCAGGGCTCTGCGTGCTGGCCAGCTGGCTCACCGCCTTCGTCCTCACCAAGTCCTTCCTGCCAGTGGTG AGCACCTTCGGCCTCCAGGTGCCTTTCTTCTTCTTCGCGGCCATCTGCTTGGTGAGCCTGGTGTTCACAGGCTGCTGTGTGCCCGAGACCAAGGGACGGTCCCTGGAGCAGATCGAGTCCTTCTTCCGCACGGGGAGAAGGTCCTTCTTGCGCTAG
- the SLC2A6 gene encoding solute carrier family 2, facilitated glucose transporter member 6 isoform X4: MQEPLLGAEGPDYDTFPEKPPPLPGDRARVGTLQNKRVFLATFAAVLGNFSFGYALVYTSPVIPALERSLDPDLHLTKSQASWFGVYVSEIAPPGVRGALGATPQLMAVFGSLSLYALGLLLPWRWLAVAGEAPVLVMILLLSFMPNSPRFLLSRGRDEEALRALAWLRGTDADVHWEFEQIQDNVRRQSSRVSWAEARAPHMCRPIAVALLMRLLQQLTGITPILVYLQSIFDSTAVLLPPKDDAAIVGAVRLLSVLIAALTMDLAGRKMLLFVSASAGPQPKPVAPERSAGAPSGHTGCDTPRWEPDTRLETELAALLGVSSPRHELDHASIKGLCRRSSERNSWLRGSWPHEATCLSTAAIMFAANLTLGLYIHFGPRPLSPNSTAGLESESWGDLAQPVAAPAGYLTLVPLLATMLFIMGYAMGWGPITWLLMSEVLPLRARGVASGLCVLASWLTAFVLTKSFLPVVSTFGLQVPFFFFAAICLVSLVFTGCCVPETKGRSLEQIESFFRTGRRSFLR, encoded by the exons ATGCAGGAGCCGCTGCTGGGAGCCGAGGGCCCGGACTACGACACCTTCCCCGAGAAGCCGCCCCCGTTGCCAGGGGACAGGGCGCGGGTCGG gaCCCTGCAGAACAAAAGGGTGTTCCTGGCCACCTTCGCCGCAGTGCTCGGCAATTTCAGCTTTGGGTATGCCCTGGTCTACACATcccctgtcatcccagccctgGAGCGCTCCTTGGATCCTGACCTGCATCTGACCAAATCCCAGGCATCCTGGTTCGGG GTGTACGTGTCTGAGATTGCTCCCCCAGGCGTTCGTGGGGCTCTGGGGGCCACACCCCAGCTCATGGCAGTGTTTGGATCCCTGTCCCTCTACGCCCTTG GCCTCCTGCTGCCATGGCGCTGGCTGGCTGTGGCCGGGGAGGCGCCTGTGCTCGTCATGATCCTGCTGCTCAGCTTCATGCCCAACTCGCCGCGCTTCCTGCTCTCTCGGGGCAGGGACGAAGAGGCCCTGCGGGCGCTGGCCTGGCTGCGTGGGACGGACGCCGATGTCCACTGGGAGTTCGAGCAGATCCAGGACAACGTCCGGAGACAG AGCAGCCGAGTGTCGTGGGCTGAGGCACGGGCCCCCCACATGTGCCGGCCCATCGCCGTGGCCTTGCTGATGCGCCTCCTGCAGCAGCTGACGGGCATCACGCCCATCCTGGTCTATCTGCAGTCCATCTTCGACAGCACCGCTGTCCTGCTG CCCCCCAAGGACGACGCAGCCATCGTTGGGGCCGTGCGGCTCCTGTCCGTGCTGATCGCCGCCCTCACCATGGACCTCGCAGGCCGCAAGATGCTGCTCTTCGTCTCAG CATCAGCAGGGCCCCAGCCCAAGCCAGTGGCTCCAGAAAGGTCCGCTGGGGCTCCGAGTGGACACACTGGCTGTGACACTCCACGGTGGGAGCCTGACACGCGGCTGGAGACAGAGCTTGCTGCCCTGCTGGGGGTCTCTAGTCCCAGACACGAGCTGGACCACGCAAGTATCAAGGGGCTCTGCAGAAGGAGCTCTGAGAGAAACagctggctcagagggtcctggCCCCACGAGGCCACCTGTCTGTCCACAGCGGCCATCATGTTTGCTGCCAACCTGACTCTGGGGCTGTACATCCACTTTGGCCCCAGGCCTCTGAGCCCCAACAGCACTGCGGGCCTGGAAAGTGAGTCCTGGGGGGACTTGGCGCAGCCCGTGGCAGCACCCGCTGGCTACCTCACCCTGGTGCCCCTGCTGGCCACCATGCTCTTCATCATGG GCTACGCCATGGGCTGGGGCCCCATCACCTGGCTGCTCATGTCTGAGGTCCTGCCCCTGCGTGCCCGTGGCGTGGCGTCAGGGCTCTGCGTGCTGGCCAGCTGGCTCACCGCCTTCGTCCTCACCAAGTCCTTCCTGCCAGTGGTG AGCACCTTCGGCCTCCAGGTGCCTTTCTTCTTCTTCGCGGCCATCTGCTTGGTGAGCCTGGTGTTCACAGGCTGCTGTGTGCCCGAGACCAAGGGACGGTCCCTGGAGCAGATCGAGTCCTTCTTCCGCACGGGGAGAAGGTCCTTCTTGCGCTAG
- the SLC2A6 gene encoding solute carrier family 2, facilitated glucose transporter member 6 isoform X6, whose translation MQEPLLGAEGPDYDTFPEKPPPLPGDRARVGTLQNKRVFLATFAAVLGNFSFGYALVYTSPVIPALERSLDPDLHLTKSQASWFGVYVSEIAPPGVRGALGATPQLMAVFGSLSLYALGTKRPCGRWPGCVGRTPMSTGSSSRSRTTSGDSRVSWAEARAPHMCRPIAVALLMRLLQQLTGITPILVYLQSIFDSTAVLLPPKDDAAIVGAVRLLSVLIAALTMDLAGRKMLLFVSASAGPQPKPVAPERSAGAPSGHTGCDTPRWEPDTRLETELAALLGVSSPRHELDHASIKGLCRRSSERNSWLRGSWPHEATCLSTAAIMFAANLTLGLYIHFGPRPLSPNSTAGLESESWGDLAQPVAAPAGYLTLVPLLATMLFIMGYAMGWGPITWLLMSEVLPLRARGVASGLCVLASWLTAFVLTKSFLPVVSTFGLQVPFFFFAAICLVSLVFTGCCVPETKGRSLEQIESFFRTGRRSFLR comes from the exons ATGCAGGAGCCGCTGCTGGGAGCCGAGGGCCCGGACTACGACACCTTCCCCGAGAAGCCGCCCCCGTTGCCAGGGGACAGGGCGCGGGTCGG gaCCCTGCAGAACAAAAGGGTGTTCCTGGCCACCTTCGCCGCAGTGCTCGGCAATTTCAGCTTTGGGTATGCCCTGGTCTACACATcccctgtcatcccagccctgGAGCGCTCCTTGGATCCTGACCTGCATCTGACCAAATCCCAGGCATCCTGGTTCGGG GTGTACGTGTCTGAGATTGCTCCCCCAGGCGTTCGTGGGGCTCTGGGGGCCACACCCCAGCTCATGGCAGTGTTTGGATCCCTGTCCCTCTACGCCCTTG GGACGAAGAGGCCCTGCGGGCGCTGGCCTGGCTGCGTGGGACGGACGCCGATGTCCACTGGGAGTTCGAGCAGATCCAGGACAACGTCCGGAGACAG CCGAGTGTCGTGGGCTGAGGCACGGGCCCCCCACATGTGCCGGCCCATCGCCGTGGCCTTGCTGATGCGCCTCCTGCAGCAGCTGACGGGCATCACGCCCATCCTGGTCTATCTGCAGTCCATCTTCGACAGCACCGCTGTCCTGCTG CCCCCCAAGGACGACGCAGCCATCGTTGGGGCCGTGCGGCTCCTGTCCGTGCTGATCGCCGCCCTCACCATGGACCTCGCAGGCCGCAAGATGCTGCTCTTCGTCTCAG CATCAGCAGGGCCCCAGCCCAAGCCAGTGGCTCCAGAAAGGTCCGCTGGGGCTCCGAGTGGACACACTGGCTGTGACACTCCACGGTGGGAGCCTGACACGCGGCTGGAGACAGAGCTTGCTGCCCTGCTGGGGGTCTCTAGTCCCAGACACGAGCTGGACCACGCAAGTATCAAGGGGCTCTGCAGAAGGAGCTCTGAGAGAAACagctggctcagagggtcctggCCCCACGAGGCCACCTGTCTGTCCACAGCGGCCATCATGTTTGCTGCCAACCTGACTCTGGGGCTGTACATCCACTTTGGCCCCAGGCCTCTGAGCCCCAACAGCACTGCGGGCCTGGAAAGTGAGTCCTGGGGGGACTTGGCGCAGCCCGTGGCAGCACCCGCTGGCTACCTCACCCTGGTGCCCCTGCTGGCCACCATGCTCTTCATCATGG GCTACGCCATGGGCTGGGGCCCCATCACCTGGCTGCTCATGTCTGAGGTCCTGCCCCTGCGTGCCCGTGGCGTGGCGTCAGGGCTCTGCGTGCTGGCCAGCTGGCTCACCGCCTTCGTCCTCACCAAGTCCTTCCTGCCAGTGGTG AGCACCTTCGGCCTCCAGGTGCCTTTCTTCTTCTTCGCGGCCATCTGCTTGGTGAGCCTGGTGTTCACAGGCTGCTGTGTGCCCGAGACCAAGGGACGGTCCCTGGAGCAGATCGAGTCCTTCTTCCGCACGGGGAGAAGGTCCTTCTTGCGCTAG
- the SLC2A6 gene encoding solute carrier family 2, facilitated glucose transporter member 6 isoform X10 yields the protein MQEPLLGAEGPDYDTFPEKPPPLPGDRARVGTLQNKRVFLATFAAVLGNFSFGYALVYTSPVIPALERSLDPDLHLTKSQASWFGVYVSEIAPPGVRGALGATPQLMAVFGSLSLYALGLLLPWRWLAVAGEAPVLVMILLLSFMPNSPRFLLSRGRDEEALRALAWLRGTDADVHWEFEQIQDNVRRQSSRVSWAEARAPHMCRPIAVALLMRLLQQLTGITPILVYLQSIFDSTAVLLPPKDDAAIVGAVRLLSVLIAALTMDLAGRKMLLFVSAAIMFAANLTLGLYIHFGPRPLSPNSTAGLESESWGDLAQPVAAPAGYLTLVPLLATMLFIMGYAMGWGPITWLLMSEVLPLRARGVASGLCVLASWLTAFVLTKSFLPVVSTFGLQVPFFFFAAICLVSLVFTGCCVPETKGRSLEQIESFFRTGRRSFLR from the exons ATGCAGGAGCCGCTGCTGGGAGCCGAGGGCCCGGACTACGACACCTTCCCCGAGAAGCCGCCCCCGTTGCCAGGGGACAGGGCGCGGGTCGG gaCCCTGCAGAACAAAAGGGTGTTCCTGGCCACCTTCGCCGCAGTGCTCGGCAATTTCAGCTTTGGGTATGCCCTGGTCTACACATcccctgtcatcccagccctgGAGCGCTCCTTGGATCCTGACCTGCATCTGACCAAATCCCAGGCATCCTGGTTCGGG GTGTACGTGTCTGAGATTGCTCCCCCAGGCGTTCGTGGGGCTCTGGGGGCCACACCCCAGCTCATGGCAGTGTTTGGATCCCTGTCCCTCTACGCCCTTG GCCTCCTGCTGCCATGGCGCTGGCTGGCTGTGGCCGGGGAGGCGCCTGTGCTCGTCATGATCCTGCTGCTCAGCTTCATGCCCAACTCGCCGCGCTTCCTGCTCTCTCGGGGCAGGGACGAAGAGGCCCTGCGGGCGCTGGCCTGGCTGCGTGGGACGGACGCCGATGTCCACTGGGAGTTCGAGCAGATCCAGGACAACGTCCGGAGACAG AGCAGCCGAGTGTCGTGGGCTGAGGCACGGGCCCCCCACATGTGCCGGCCCATCGCCGTGGCCTTGCTGATGCGCCTCCTGCAGCAGCTGACGGGCATCACGCCCATCCTGGTCTATCTGCAGTCCATCTTCGACAGCACCGCTGTCCTGCTG CCCCCCAAGGACGACGCAGCCATCGTTGGGGCCGTGCGGCTCCTGTCCGTGCTGATCGCCGCCCTCACCATGGACCTCGCAGGCCGCAAGATGCTGCTCTTCGTCTCAG CGGCCATCATGTTTGCTGCCAACCTGACTCTGGGGCTGTACATCCACTTTGGCCCCAGGCCTCTGAGCCCCAACAGCACTGCGGGCCTGGAAAGTGAGTCCTGGGGGGACTTGGCGCAGCCCGTGGCAGCACCCGCTGGCTACCTCACCCTGGTGCCCCTGCTGGCCACCATGCTCTTCATCATGG GCTACGCCATGGGCTGGGGCCCCATCACCTGGCTGCTCATGTCTGAGGTCCTGCCCCTGCGTGCCCGTGGCGTGGCGTCAGGGCTCTGCGTGCTGGCCAGCTGGCTCACCGCCTTCGTCCTCACCAAGTCCTTCCTGCCAGTGGTG AGCACCTTCGGCCTCCAGGTGCCTTTCTTCTTCTTCGCGGCCATCTGCTTGGTGAGCCTGGTGTTCACAGGCTGCTGTGTGCCCGAGACCAAGGGACGGTCCCTGGAGCAGATCGAGTCCTTCTTCCGCACGGGGAGAAGGTCCTTCTTGCGCTAG